Within the Legionella pneumophila subsp. pneumophila str. Philadelphia 1 genome, the region TCCGTAATCCCTCGGTTAACATTTTTAAGCGTTTCGTCCACTTCAACAGGCATTCCGAGGTAATTATTTGCCCCTATCCAAATAACAAAAAGACTGTCAGGGCTTGCTTTATCCTGATGTGCTAACAAATAAGAATTCACTTCTCTTCTTAAGGTAAAAAATACTTCATCATCTTCTTCATCGACAGAGACTCCTGCTCCGCCAAAAGCATAATCCAGCAAATGAGAGTTGGGATCATTTGGGAAGTATGAAGCTGCCAGACGTTCTATCCATACTGGGCCATTGGAAAAACGACCTTCAAAATAAGGGGGGGATTGAGGAAGTTGGTGTTTCATGTATTCATATAAGTTACCGTTATCCGACAAACTATCACCAAATACAACTATGTTATTAAGTGGTGTCGCGCTAACAGCTCCCGACAATAAAAAAGCACACAAAGATGCTAATAGTTTCATGAAACCCCTTAAATAATAGATTGATTTTATATCTTTAGGTTCATTCAATTATATAATGATTTATCAATTTTTCCACGGCATTTAACACATTACTGTATATAAATTTTTTGTTGATCTAAAACAGAAACCTAATTATAGTAAATCCTGTAAACACTTCCCTGACTCGATTCATAATGCTTTCTTTTGTAACAGGGTACAGAAAATCAATATCTTGCAATCGATTCAGCAGAAATGTCGTCAGCCCTTATTTCTTTATGAGAACCATAATAATGACTAGATTTGAAAGAAATTTCCTGATTAATAGCTTGATGTTTCTTGAAACCATACTCTCTGTGGACAAGAAGCTGGATGATGCAATTCACCATTTTACTCAAGGCCAATATGAAAACCCCCGCTATCAAATTAATTCACGTATAACAAATGCTGATGACTGGTCCAAAGAGGATAAGCTAAAATTTACTTCTGCAATTGCAGAAGCCATAGCTCTTGTTTCGGAGAAATATGAAAATCCAACCAGTGAGACTACAGAGCAAATACAAAGTGCCCGAAATATATTATTGGATAACTATGTTCCATTACTTACAGCGAACACCGACCCTGAGAATAGATTAAAATCTGTGAGAGAAAATAGTAGTCAGATAAGAAAAGAATTAATTGCCAAACTCAAAGACGAAGTACCTTATAAAAGTCAGTTTGAAAACCCCTATGTTCTTTTCCCATTCGTTGCTGCCACTGTAGCCGTAGCAGCTACTGCTGCGTCAGTGTTGTTTGGCAACAAACCATAAAGGTAGTGTTTTATTACTAATGAAGCCTCTTGTCAGGCTTCATTAAACTCAGAAATATACAGATCATCAGTACTCCAATGGTTATTTCCGTTCAAGATGGACCAAATACGGTCGTTTCAAGAAGGAGCTGATCTCTTACACTCAGAGATAAAATAATGGTTAATTAAATTTATAGGCAGATTCATTACGAATGTCGTCTAACGCTTCTTTTACTTCTTCTTTTATTCGTAGCTGAAACTGGCTGCTTGCTTTTTGGCTGAATCCACGAGACTTATCAGCTCTCCGAATTGGGCAATCAGGATCGTATCTATTGCTTTCAATGTCTTTGATATTCTTGGTTTCTCTACCGAAAAAACCGGGTTCATGTTTCTTTTTCATAATTTGGCCCCTCAGTGTTAAATTTCAGAACACCAATCCATATTAGAGGTATTAAATTAGAAAAACAAGCCAGGAAAAAGGTAGGTCTTCAGGGTAAAATCATACTTTGATTAAATAATACGTCATGCATATCATTCCTACGCGAGTGGGAATCTGTTTCAAATCTTACCCCTCCCTTTGCTATAGAGAAGAGATAGCTTACTGCCTGTGCGGGGATAATAAAATGTGAACCATTGTTTGCGCTATTTATTGTACTTAATGTTATGATCTCGCCCTGACAGGCGAAATCGTTTTACAAAATAATTAAAGGCCAATTGATAGCGCTAACAGCACTTTACTGCTAAGCTATTCAGGCACTACCAATTAATGTTAAATTGAGTTGGCGGCCACAAACCCAAGCCTTGGTTAAGTCCTTCATCACTTCTTTTGGCATACCTTTTGGTAAACGAACAGTAGAGTGATCTTCATGAATTTTAAGACCAGTAATATATCGGCTTTGCAAGCCAGCCTCATTAGCAATAGCCCCTACTATGTTGCCAGGTTTGACTCCATGAATTTTGCCTACATCGATACGAAATAAATCCTGGGCTACTGATTCTTGATTAACGGCCTTCCTGCCATCATTAAATTTTTTTCTTTCATTAGAAAAGTCTTTGGCAAAATCTTTCTTGCTTCCTCGCGCACCTTTCCGATCAGCAAAAGAACTTTTTCTATCTTCCTTAAATCGACCACGTAAATCCAATCCTTTTTCTCCTGCCCGAGCTCTCTCTTCTTTGAATGCTGAAGCTGCTTTAGGCATATTTAATTCTTTTCTCCAAGGCATGTCTTTATGCAGCAATAAAGCAAGAGCAGCCGCAACATCTACTGCTGATACGTCATGCTCTTTAATGTATTCTTCCACAATCCTTTTGTAGGAATACACATGCTCATGATTCAGTCGAGTAGTAATGTTAGACATGAATCTTTGTTGACGAGCCATCTGTATCATATGGTCATTAGGAACTTGAACTTTCTCAATTCGTTGCCTGGTATGGCGTTCAATGCTGGAAATTAAACGCGATTCCTTGGGAGTTACAAATAAAATCGTAACACCAGAACGGCCAGCTCTCCCTGTTCTGCCAATTCTGTGAACATAAGTTTCATTATCATGTGGCATATCATAATTAATCACATGAGTAACTCGCTCGACATCCAAACCTCTTGCAGCGACATCCGTCGCCACCAGAATATCAATCGCTCCTTGTTTAAATTGAGCAATAATCCGCTCACGCAAAGACTGAGTAATATCACCATGAATTGCCATTGCTCTTAATCCATGTTGTTGCAATAGTTCTGCTACTTCCTCAGTACTGCTTTTAGTGCGTACAAAAACGATAACCCCTTGATAATCCTCCACTTCCAAGACCCGGATTAACGCATCCGGTTTTTGATGTACGGAAGCAAATAAAAACCGTTGCTCAATAGACTTGACCGTCGCAGTTTCCATACGGATTTCAATTGAGGCAGGGTCATTCAAATAAGTATTGGCTATTTGACGAATTCGATAGGGCATGGTTGCTGAAAACAATGCCATTTGCTTTTTTTCAGGCAGTTTTTCTAAAATGGTTTCTACATCTTCGATGAAACCCATACGCAACATTTCATCTGCTTCATCCAGAATAAATGTCTTCAGATTATTTAAGAGCAAGGTGCCTTTATCGATATGGTCCAGAATACGTCCTGGCGTTCCAACAACCACTTGCGCACCACTACGCAATTGTTTTAATTGACGACCATATTCTTGCCCACCGCAAAGAACGGCGATCGTCACATTGCGTTGGTACTTGCTTAATAATTCAAATTGCTCTGCAACCTGGATTGCCAATTCACGAGTAGGGGCTAAAATCAAAGCCTGAGTGGTAGATATCTCAGGGGACAAATTTTGCAAAATTGGTAATGCAAAAGCCGCTGTTTTACCTGTACCAGTTTGCGCAAGAGCAATGGCATCACGACCTTGCAATATCAAAGGAATGGTTTGAGCCTGGATAGGCGATGGCGTAATAAACTTCATATCTTCTAACGCCTTATTTAAAGCATTAGAAAAATTAAAAGTAGAGAAGTTTGATATTTCTTGATTCATACTGTTCCTGAATATAATAAAGCGTCTTTCTGAAAAGGCTAACTAATATAAAAAATGTGCATTATAATAACAAAATTAACAAGATGATGCACTATATTTATTAATTTTATCAAGACTACAACCAGGGCAAAATCATATTTTGACTAAATAATACATCACATGTGTCATTCCCACGCAAGTGAAAATCTATTTCAAATTTTGCTCCACAGCTTACAATAAAAATGGCTTCCCGCCTGCGCAGAATGACAAAATATGAACAATCGTTTGTGTTGTTTATTGCACTTAATGATGTGATCTCGTCTTGAGGCAACAACCTGTCTTGATAAAAAATAATTTTATAGAAAGTGCCCTATTTTGACCTTTATTTTTAAATAATAAGAGGAAGAGTTTCTTTAATTAACTCAAACTGTGCCGGTAAGCAACCAATAATTTCACCATCTGCCTCAATTTCTATTTTACTTTCTTCCAACGGCTCTATTTTAATTTTTTTAGTCTGAACATAATGGACATTATTATCCAACAAATGCCCTCCTGAATAAATTTTATATAATTTTAAAAGTGCATTTAGTTTTGAAAATTCATTAAAAGAAACCACATCAAACAAGCCATCGTTCACTTTTGCCATTGGCGCTACATGCATACCTCCGCCAAAATACTGGCCACTGCAGACGGCCATGAGCAGGATGGAGCTATCAAATGGTAGAGCATCGTCTATCTGAACCCTTACTTTGGTTTTACGATAGGTCATCAACCCGGTTAAAGCATGCAACAAGTAATTCAGAGTACCGCCCAGTTTTTTTAACCACTTGCTTTTAGAGACACGCAAAACCACATGTCCTGACAGACCACAGCTGGCAATATTAATAAAATACCTCGACAATTGATTGGCAAGAGTAATTTTCCCAATATCACACTTGATAAATTGGTTATGACTTAATCTATCCAGGAATTCGGTCATTTTCTGTTGGGGAAATTGTCTTGTAAAATCACCGCCACAACCTGCGTTAAAAAAAGCGATTTTTGTTTGCGGATTTTTTAATTTATCTTTCTCAATTAAGCCATTCAAAACATGATTTAAAGTGCCATCTCCACCGATTATTAACAGGCTGTCAGGGTTTTCAGCAAGAAGTCCGTCTGTGATTGCTTCAAGATCATTAACCCTGTTAGATATTCTGTAAACAGTTTGTTCGAATAGGGCATGTAACCCGGGTTTTAGGACTTTCCAAACTTTTTTTCCGCGACCGCCGCCTGCTATAGGATTTATCACTACAGCAATTTTACTCATACTAATGCAGCCAACCGACAAGCCTGATCAATAGCATGACGTGCGTCAAGCTCCAAAGCTTTATAAGCGCCTCCTATTAAATGAACCAACTTGCCTGCCATTTTCAGAGGCTCATACAAATTCTTTAATTCTATTTGGCCTGCACAAATCACTATAGAATCTACTTCCAAAACTTGAGGCTTGTCATCAATAGTCAAGTGCAATCCCTGATCATCAATACGCTCGTAATTTACACCCGAAAGCATTTTGACTTGTTTATGTTTTAAACTGGAGCGATGAATCCATCCGGTAGTTTTTCCCAACCGTTTACCCATTTTTTCTTTTTTGCGTTGTAATAAATACACTTCACGAGGGCTCGGTGCAATTTCAGGTGGTTTTAATCCACCTCTATGCTGCCCGCTAATATCAATTCCCCATTCATTATAAAATTGCTCAGAAGTCAATTGATGATCATGAGTTAAAAACTCAGCGACATCAAAACCAATTCCTCCTGCCCCAATGACGGCAACACGTGAGCCAACGGGTTTGTTTTGAGTAATCACATCAATATAACTCACCACCTTTTTATGATCTATGCCTTTAATTTCGGGAACTCTGGGTATAATTCCACTGGCCAAGACCACTTCATCATAGTCTTTAAGTAATTCCACAGTAGCTTCAGTATTCAAACGTACATCCACTTTATACTTTTGGAGTTGGTAGGCAAAATAATTCAAGGTATGCTGAAACTCTTCTTTTCCAGGAATTTTTTTCGCTAAATTAAACTGCCCGCCAATCTGATTCGCTTTTTCAAACAGGGTAATTTTATGCCCTCGCTCAGCTGCTGTTACAGCAAAAGCAAGGCCAGCTGGCCCAGAACCAACTACAGCAATAGCTTTCGGTTGATTTGTTGTTTCATAAACCAAGGTTGTCTCGTTGCATGCGCGGGGATTAACCAGGCAAGATGCTGTTTTGTTCACAAAAACTTGATCAAGACATGCTTGATTACAAGCGATGCATACATTAATCGCTTTGCTTTCGCCTAATTTTGCTTTTTCTGCAAAGCAGGGATCCGCTAGAAATGGTCTGGCCATAGAGATCATATCTGCGACCCCATCTTCTAATAATTGATTAGCCAATTCTGGTGTATTAATTCGGTTAGATGTAATTACAGGTATTTTAATTTCTGGCTTTAAATGCTGGGTCACTGGAGTGAAGGCAGCAGATGGAACCATCGTTCCTATCGTTGGAATTCTTGCTTCATGCCAACCTATACCCGTATTGATTAAACTGGCACCAGCTTGCTCAATGGCTTTAGCGAGGGTAACCACTTCCTGCCAATTACTCCCCTCAGCCACTAAATCAAGCATGGACAAGCGATAAATGATAATAAAGTGCTCGCCTACCGCCTCACGAACACTGCGAACTATTTCAATAGGAAATCGAATGCGATTGGAGAAACTTCCTCCCCATTCATCCCTTCGATGATTGGTATGAGTAACTATAAACTGGTTTATCAAATATCCTTCGCTTCCCATGATCTCAACCCCATCATAGCCAGCCAATTGAGCCAGTCTGGCACATCGGGCAAAATGTTTGATGGTTTTGATAATTCGTCTTTTACTCATTTCCCACGGTTTAAACGGGCTAATGGGGGATTTAATGCCGCTTGGTGCTACAATAAAAGGGTGATAACCATAACGCCCTGCATGCAATATTTGCAAGGCAATTTTTCCACCTGCTTCATGGACCGCTTGAGTAATGACCTCATGCCGATGTTGCTCTTTACTATTAGTCAGCTTGGCAGCGAAGGGAGCCAGACGGCCAGCTCGGTTAGGAGCAAAACCACCCGTTACGATTAATCCAACTCCACCCTGAGCCCTTTCTCTATAAAAGCTTGCCAGGCGATTTAAATTTTCTTTATCTTCCTCAAGTCCAGTGTGCATTGAACCCATCAATAAACGATTCTTGATTTGGGTAAAGCCCAGATCCAAAGGCTGAAAAATGGCTTTAAAAGGGGTATTATCAATTCTCAATTCCATGAGGACTCTCTGTTTAATTAAAGCTTAAAACATAAAGTATAAACCTTGCTTATTATACAGCAATCATTTTTTACCGATTCAATTAATTTGTAATCCTCTCTCTAAACTTTAAAATAGAGTTTACGAAACTCTCATGGTCTACACAATGAAGGTTTGAACGTGCAAATCCTGATATACTAAATGTCTGAATTAAAAATATTTTTAACCCCAAAAAATCGATTTTTTTTTAAATCCTGTGGAATAAATGTTTTTCTTGGATAATACTAAAAATATTAACGGGCTTTGAAAAATACCAGGAAATGACATGAATAAATCAGGAATAATATTAATTGGTACTATTTTATTCTCAAGCATGGCTATTGCCGATGATCTTACAGCACCAATTTACACAACTGGTCCCAAACCAGTTGCAATAGGCAAGGTAACCTTCACACAAACCCCTTATGGTGTTTTGATTACACCAGACTTAACTAACCTTCCTGAAGGTCCGCATGGTTTCCATTTACATAAAACTGCAGATTGTGGTAACCACGGAATGCATGCAGAAGGACATTATGATCCTCAAAATACCAATAGCCACCAAGGCCCTTATGGTAACGGGCATTTGGGAGATTTACCTGTTTTATATGTCACAAGTAATGGGAAAGCAATGATACCTACTTTAGCCCCTCGTTTGAAATTAAGTGATATGCACAATTTAGCTGTCATGATCCATGCCAATGGAGACACTTACAGTGACAATCCTCCACAAGGTGGCGGGGGGGACCGTATAGCGTGCGGCGTCATTAAATAGTTTTTTGCATTTGAAGCAGATAATCTGCTTCAAATGCAATGATTTATTTGATTCGACCACTCACATGAACCGCATGAATCACAGCAGTAATACGTCCAACTCGTGCAAGGCTTGTATCAGATAAGCCGTGCTCTTTCAATTGACGTGCGTGAGAGCTGACACAAGCCCCACAACCATTGAGAGCAGAAACAGCAAGGGACAATATTTCAAAGGTTACCCTGTCTACCCCCGGAGTCATCATTCCTTGCATTCGTAATCCTGCAGGAATGTGCTCAATTTCCTTAATTTCAGTTAAATGAACAAAGCGATAGTAAATATTAGTCATCGCCATAAGGCTTGCCGCAAGTTGTGCTGCACGTACAATCTGTTCGTTATGCACCAATTCTTTAAGTCCTTTAATTAGAACCTCATTGCCTAAAGAATAACTCACAGCCAATGCAGAACCTAAAATCTGATGCTCACTCAATCCATCACTTTGTTCCAGATCAAGTACCTTAGTCAAATTCAAGCGTATGTCTTTAGCCACTTCCGGTATACTTTCTTTAACATTCTCTAACATGATTGATGCCTCTTTTTTCAATTTATTTGATATGAATTGTTTCTTCACCTTTTTTCCAATTACATGGACAAAGTTCATCGGTCTGTAAAGCATCCAGAACACGTAATACTTCAGCTGGATTGCGCCCTACATTTAAATCCGTAACCATCACAAAACGAGTAATTCCCTGAGGGTCTACAATAAATGTCGCACGTTGGGCAACTCCCTCCTCGTCATCCAATATGCCCAAATTTGCTGTCAATTCTCGTTTAACATCAGCCAGCATGGGAAATGGCAAATTGTTTAAGTCCGGATGCTGATTTCTCCAGGCCAAGTGTACAAATTCACTGTCTGTGCTTCCACCCAGAATTTGAGCATCTCGATCGGCAAACTCGGAATTTAGCCTTCCAAACTCCGCAATTTCAGTAGGGCAGACAAAGGTAAAATCTTTAGGCCAAAAAAATACGACTAACCATTTACCCCGATACGTTTCATTAGAGATCATTTGAAATGCATTACTTACATCATTGGCCACCGTTGCTTTAAGTTGAAACTCTGGAAATTTGTTGCCTACCGTAATCATAAGTTTTCTCCTCATTAAATTAACACCATTTTCATTGTTAAATTTAGGTGAAACCGCTAAATAAATAAAATCAATTGTTTTTATCAAAACGATAAACAAAATTAATCATAATAAAAATTATTAATCCATTTTGCAAAATATTTGGCTTTTATGTTTTTATAAACTACTTTTAAAGAAGGGCCTGTGGAGGAATAT harbors:
- the sodC gene encoding superoxide dismutase SodC — translated: MNKSGIILIGTILFSSMAIADDLTAPIYTTGPKPVAIGKVTFTQTPYGVLITPDLTNLPEGPHGFHLHKTADCGNHGMHAEGHYDPQNTNSHQGPYGNGHLGDLPVLYVTSNGKAMIPTLAPRLKLSDMHNLAVMIHANGDTYSDNPPQGGGGDRIACGVIK
- a CDS encoding NADPH-dependent 2,4-dienoyl-CoA reductase, with the translated sequence MELRIDNTPFKAIFQPLDLGFTQIKNRLLMGSMHTGLEEDKENLNRLASFYRERAQGGVGLIVTGGFAPNRAGRLAPFAAKLTNSKEQHRHEVITQAVHEAGGKIALQILHAGRYGYHPFIVAPSGIKSPISPFKPWEMSKRRIIKTIKHFARCARLAQLAGYDGVEIMGSEGYLINQFIVTHTNHRRDEWGGSFSNRIRFPIEIVRSVREAVGEHFIIIYRLSMLDLVAEGSNWQEVVTLAKAIEQAGASLINTGIGWHEARIPTIGTMVPSAAFTPVTQHLKPEIKIPVITSNRINTPELANQLLEDGVADMISMARPFLADPCFAEKAKLGESKAINVCIACNQACLDQVFVNKTASCLVNPRACNETTLVYETTNQPKAIAVVGSGPAGLAFAVTAAERGHKITLFEKANQIGGQFNLAKKIPGKEEFQHTLNYFAYQLQKYKVDVRLNTEATVELLKDYDEVVLASGIIPRVPEIKGIDHKKVVSYIDVITQNKPVGSRVAVIGAGGIGFDVAEFLTHDHQLTSEQFYNEWGIDISGQHRGGLKPPEIAPSPREVYLLQRKKEKMGKRLGKTTGWIHRSSLKHKQVKMLSGVNYERIDDQGLHLTIDDKPQVLEVDSIVICAGQIELKNLYEPLKMAGKLVHLIGGAYKALELDARHAIDQACRLAALV
- a CDS encoding peroxiredoxin, which gives rise to MITVGNKFPEFQLKATVANDVSNAFQMISNETYRGKWLVVFFWPKDFTFVCPTEIAEFGRLNSEFADRDAQILGGSTDSEFVHLAWRNQHPDLNNLPFPMLADVKRELTANLGILDDEEGVAQRATFIVDPQGITRFVMVTDLNVGRNPAEVLRVLDALQTDELCPCNWKKGEETIHIK
- a CDS encoding diacylglycerol/lipid kinase family protein — encoded protein: MSKIAVVINPIAGGGRGKKVWKVLKPGLHALFEQTVYRISNRVNDLEAITDGLLAENPDSLLIIGGDGTLNHVLNGLIEKDKLKNPQTKIAFFNAGCGGDFTRQFPQQKMTEFLDRLSHNQFIKCDIGKITLANQLSRYFINIASCGLSGHVVLRVSKSKWLKKLGGTLNYLLHALTGLMTYRKTKVRVQIDDALPFDSSILLMAVCSGQYFGGGMHVAPMAKVNDGLFDVVSFNEFSKLNALLKLYKIYSGGHLLDNNVHYVQTKKIKIEPLEESKIEIEADGEIIGCLPAQFELIKETLPLII
- a CDS encoding carboxymuconolactone decarboxylase family protein; its protein translation is MLENVKESIPEVAKDIRLNLTKVLDLEQSDGLSEHQILGSALAVSYSLGNEVLIKGLKELVHNEQIVRAAQLAASLMAMTNIYYRFVHLTEIKEIEHIPAGLRMQGMMTPGVDRVTFEILSLAVSALNGCGACVSSHARQLKEHGLSDTSLARVGRITAVIHAVHVSGRIK
- a CDS encoding DEAD/DEAH box helicase, which gives rise to MNQEISNFSTFNFSNALNKALEDMKFITPSPIQAQTIPLILQGRDAIALAQTGTGKTAAFALPILQNLSPEISTTQALILAPTRELAIQVAEQFELLSKYQRNVTIAVLCGGQEYGRQLKQLRSGAQVVVGTPGRILDHIDKGTLLLNNLKTFILDEADEMLRMGFIEDVETILEKLPEKKQMALFSATMPYRIRQIANTYLNDPASIEIRMETATVKSIEQRFLFASVHQKPDALIRVLEVEDYQGVIVFVRTKSSTEEVAELLQQHGLRAMAIHGDITQSLRERIIAQFKQGAIDILVATDVAARGLDVERVTHVINYDMPHDNETYVHRIGRTGRAGRSGVTILFVTPKESRLISSIERHTRQRIEKVQVPNDHMIQMARQQRFMSNITTRLNHEHVYSYKRIVEEYIKEHDVSAVDVAAALALLLHKDMPWRKELNMPKAASAFKEERARAGEKGLDLRGRFKEDRKSSFADRKGARGSKKDFAKDFSNERKKFNDGRKAVNQESVAQDLFRIDVGKIHGVKPGNIVGAIANEAGLQSRYITGLKIHEDHSTVRLPKGMPKEVMKDLTKAWVCGRQLNLTLIGSA
- the mavE gene encoding Dot/Icm T4SS effector MavE, with the protein product MTRFERNFLINSLMFLETILSVDKKLDDAIHHFTQGQYENPRYQINSRITNADDWSKEDKLKFTSAIAEAIALVSEKYENPTSETTEQIQSARNILLDNYVPLLTANTDPENRLKSVRENSSQIRKELIAKLKDEVPYKSQFENPYVLFPFVAATVAVAATAASVLFGNKP